Part of the Desulfurobacterium pacificum genome, TGAAGAGGAGATGTCTCAGCATATACCTAACAATAAAGGTGATGCTTACAACTTGCTTATATTCCCCCGCTTTAAAGCTACTCACGTGATTCTCACACAGGGAGCTTTAAAGAAAACGGGGAATCCGTTAGACCTTGCGTTGAAGGGAGAAGGATTTTTTGCTGTTAAGACAAAAACCGGTGAGGTTTACACGAGGAACGGACATTTTTTCCTTTCACCAGATGGAAGGTTAATAGATGCGAACGGAAATCCTGTTCTTTCAATAGATGACCAGGAAATTATCCTCAATCCTGATAAACCTGTTACTGTTACGAAAGATGGTGTTATCTATCAGGGAAATGAGCGTGTTGCTGTTTTAAAAATTGTTAACTTTCAAAAGATAGCGCCTTTAGGAAGTTCTTATTACAAGGGGCAGGGAACGCCTCAGGCTACTGATGCTGCAGTTTTGCAGGGTTACCTTGAGTCTTCAAACGTTGACCCGGTTAAGGAGATGGTCGCTTTAATAGAAGCGCAGAGGCGTTTTGAAATGTACGGCAATCTTATAAGAGGACTTGATAGGTTAAATGAGAAGAGCAATGAGATTGGTAGAGTTTAAGGGAGGGAGCTATGCTTAGGGCTTTGTGGACTTCAGCTTCCGGTATGGAAGCTCAGCAAACGAATTTAGATGTTATTTCTAACAACATAGCTAACGTGAATACTGTTGGTTTCAAGAAATCAAGGGCAAACTTTGAAGATTTGATATATCAGGACATCAGAGACCCGGGCGTTATGAGTTCAGATGAAAATAGAGTCCCTTCCGGTATTCAGATAGGTCTCGGGGTGAAGGTTTCTGACGTCAGCAAGATATTTACGCAAGGTTCTCTGATGAAAACCGATAAGCCTTTAGACGTGGCTATTCAGGGGAAGGGATTCTTCAGGATAGAACTTCCCGGTGGGGGTTACGCTTATACGAGGGCTGGGGATTTCCAGCTTGACGATGAAGGTTACATCGTTACCCCTGAAGGCTATAGGTTGTCTCCTAACATTCAGATTTCTTCACCGGAAACGGTAGTTAACATTTCTATAAGCCCAAACGGTAAAGTTTACGTGGTTAGGAATACAGGGGGGCAGGAGGTTACAGAAGAGGTTGGTAACATAAAACTTTACAGATTTATCAATCCTGCCGGTTTGAAAGCTATTGGAGGTAATCTGTTAGTTCAAACAGACGCCTCTGGTGAAGCTATAGAAGGTGACCCTAACACTGATGGTTTCGGCAAGTTAGCGCAGGGCTTTTTAGAAGCTTCAAACGTTAACATAGTAGAAGAGATGGTGAATCTAATTGTTGCGCAGAGAGCCTATGAGATAAATTCTAAGGGAATAATAACCGCTGATGAAATGCTTAGGACTGTTGCGTCGCTTAAGTCTTAATTTCCTTTTCCTCTTTGTTTTTTTCTTTGCTGTGTCGGCTTTTGGCGCTGACGTTGTTTTAAAGGACAAAGCTAAAGTCAGTTCCGATTTTGTGTACTTGAAGGACATTGCCGTTATCAAAGGTTCACCGGTTGAAAGACAGGTTCTTTCGGGTATTGTTGTTTCCGATTCTCCCTACCTCTGCCGAACGAAGGTTTTAAACGTTAATGACGTAAAGAACAGAGTTATTGACTTTCTTAAAAAGAACGGAGTTAACGTTAAGGTAAGTTTTAAAGGGTCTCCTATTGTTGAAGTTAAGCGTTTGTGCGCGGAGTTACCTGCTGATAAAATCTCGCAGCGGTTAAAGAGTTTGATAGAAAAGGAATATCCGGGCTATATCTTTGTTTCTGCTTCTGTGCCTCATATCACGTTGCCCTATTCTAACTTTAAGACGGTTATTTCTATTCAGTCTTTGGGAGATTATTACGGGCGTGCCTTATGTCAGGTGGTTGTAAATGGAAGCGTTGTTAAAAGAATCTGGATTCCCTTTAGAGTTGAAAGGAAGGTTAGCGTTGTAGTGGCAAAAAGAGTGATTCCTAAGGGGAAGGTAATAAGTGGTGCCGATGTCGTGGTTAAAGGTATCCCTCAAAGTAAAGCGAGAGACGGAATCGCTTCTCTTTCTGAGGTAGTCGGAAAGGTTGCTAAGAGGGATTTTAGGGCAGGGGAAGTTATAAAGAGGAGAGATTTAGTTCCTAACTTTATCGTTTTTAAGGGTAAGCCTGTAAAAGTTATATACGATAGCGGAGGAATTCATATAGAGCTTTTGGGCGTTCCTATGGAAAATGGGGCTTTAGGGGATATAATAAGAGTTAAAAACATTTCTACTGGAAAACAGCTGATATGCAAGGTTATTGGAAAAAATACCGTTACCTTTGTATCTCACTAACCCTGATTGCTTTGTTTTCTTGCGGTTCTGAAGAGAAGGTGAAGGTTGTTTATTCTCCACCACCTCCGCCGCCGGCTTATTCCCCGAAAGCTGCTTCTCCAGGTTCGCTGTTTAACGGCTATGACAATCTGTTTTCGGATGCTAAGGCTCATAACATTGGTGATATAGTAACTATAAAGGTTTATGAATCACTTTCCGGTTCAGGCAGCGCCTCTACTACTACCGGTAAGCAGACGACTTTTGATATTAACGTTAATAAGCCCACGATTTTAGGTAAGGAAGTTCCTGGAAAAACGAAAAATCCCCTCCTCAACTTCTCCACCTCTCCCAAAACCGACTTCAAGGGTCAAAGTTCAACGAAGAGAGATGCCAAACTCATAGCTACGATAACGGCGAGAGTGGTAAAAGTTTACCCGAACGGTAACCTTTACATAGTTGGAGAGAAGATTATAAAGATTAACGACGACGTTCAGGTGCTTAAAATTTCCGGTATAGTCAGACCTTCCGATATAGAGCCGGATAATTCCGTTTCTTCCTCTAAAATTGCTGATATGTACGTTGAGTATAACGGTAAAGGTTACGTGAACGAAAATCAGCGTCCTGGTTGGCTTGCAAGGTTTCTAATGAAAATCTGGCCCTTTTAAAGGAGCGCTATGTTTGGAAGATTGCTACTGCTTTTCTTTCTGTTGACAGCTACGGCATTCGGAGCGAAGGTAAAGATAGGGACGGAAGTTAACGTTGTTGGCGTTAGACCCAACTACCTGACCGGATACGGTATTGTTGTTGGGCTTGACGGCACCGGTGATGGAACGACCAGCGTTTTTACTTTGCAGAGCATTGCAAACATGCTTCGCAAGATGGGTATTTACGTTGACCCTAAGAGCGTGAAAACGAAAAACGCTGCGGCAGTGATTGTTACTGCTAAGTTGCCTCCTTTCGCAAAGCCTGGTATGACTTTTGACGTTGAAGTGGCTTCTTTAGGAGATGCGAAAAGTCTTGCCAACGGCGTTTTGATAAGGACGCCCCTTTTAGGACCTGACGGCAAAATTTACGCTTTTGCTCAAGGTCCCGTTTCAACAGGAGGAGGTTATACCGAATCAAACAAAGGGGGTAAGGTACAGAAGAACTTTTCCACTACCGGAATTATCCCGAACGGTGGTATTGTTGAAAGGGCGCTTCCTTTTGAACTTAGCGATGAAAAGACGCTGACTCTTACCTTGAAGCATCCCGATTTTTCTTTAGCCAATGAGATAGCAACGGTCATTAACAGGCACTTTGGAAAGAAGTTGGCAGACGCTGTGGATTCAGCTACTGTAAGAGTGAGCTATCCTGAAAACGTTGATAGGGTGAAGTTCATTTCCGAAGTCTTGAACCTGCAGATAGATACGACTCCGGAACCTACCGTTGTTATCTATGAAAGGACGGGAACGGTAATAATGAGTGGAGATATTAAGATAGACCCGCCCGTTTACGTTTCTCACGGCAACATTTACGTTTCGGTTACCAAGACGCCTGTTGTTTCTCAACCGCCGCCGTTTTCAAGCGGTAACACCACCGTTACTGAAAAGGTTACAACAACGGTAAAAGAAGAGAAGGGGAGGATTTTTTCTATCAATTCTCCTTCTTTAAGGGATTTGGTTAAGGCTTTAAACGAGCTTGGCGTTTCACCAGGTGACCTGATAGCAATTATTCAGGCTATAAAAGCAGCCGGTAAATTACACGCTAAAGTTATAATAATGTAGCTTTCAAAGGGGGTGTTTTGTGCTTCCTGAAGTGGAGATGGCAAAAAGCTATTGGGATTTAACTTCTATTGAGCAAGAAAAGAAGCTTAAAGATGTTGCGAAAGAGTTTGAGGCGTACTTTTTCAGAGTTTTTCTAAAAGAAGCGGAAAAGACGATACCGGAAGGTTTGTTCAATAGCTCGTTTGCAGCCAAGTTTTACTTAGATATGTTTTCCATGCAGCTTTCTGAAGTTATCGCTCAAAAAGACCCACTTCATTTTGATTCTTTTTTTGAAAAAGCAATCAAAGCCTACCAGAGTTATGGAAAGGAAGGCTGATGAAAGAGACGCTTTCTCTTTACTACACTAAATTTTACAAATATTCCGATGTTCTTTTTGTCGTTCTTATACTTGCGATTTTGGCTTCAATGATACTCCCTATTCCTCCGTTTGTTCTGGATATTCTTTTAACAGCCAGTATTACATTTTCTCTCATTATCCTTATGGTGACTGTTTACGTTAACCACCCCCTTGAACTTTCTTCTTTTCCTTCTTTGCTTCTTTTAGCTACTCTTTTTAGGTTGTCCCTTAACGTTGCTACTACAAGGAGGATACTCCTTCACGGTAATGAAGGTCCTGACGCTGCAGGTAGCGTTATTAAGGCTTTTGGCGAGTTCGTTGTCGGTGGCAATTACGTTGTCGGTCTTGTAGTGTTTTTCATCTTGGTTGTTATTAACTATATCGTTATAACGAAAGGAACTGAACGTATTTCTGAAGTGGCAGCAAGGTTTACGCTTGATGCGATGCCTGGAAAGCAGATGAGTATAGATGCAGACCTTAACGCAGGATTGATAGATGAGCAGGAGGCAAGGAGGCGGAGAGAGGAAATAGCAAGAGAAGCAGACTTTTACGGCGCTATGGACGGTGCTTCAAAGTTCATTCGTGGTGATGCTATAGCAGGGATAATTATTACCTTTATCAACATTATAGGTGGTCTCATAATAGGTGTTTTTCAACATCACATGAGTTTTGCAGATGCAGCAAAAACGTTTACCCTTCTAACTGTAGGTGATGGTCTTGTTTCTCAAATTCCTTCACTAATTACCTCTACAGCTGCCGGTTTAATGGTAACAAGAGCTGCCGCTGAAACCGATTTAGGTCATGAGATATTTAAGCAGTTAACGAGCTACTATAAACCGCTTTTTATGGCATCTTTGGCTCTTGCTATTATGGCGATAGTTCCCGGCATGCCTACCGTTCCTTTCGCACTTCTTTCTGCACTTATAGCTGCTGTGGCTTACATGATATATCAGTCTGAAAAGCAGAAAGAGATAGAAGAAGCTGAGAAGAAAGCTCGTGAACTTTTAAAACAATCACAGAAAGCGGAAGAGAAACCTGAAGATATTGTTGTTCAACCCGAGCCTCTTGCTTTAGAGATAGGTTATTCGCTTATTCCTTACGTTGATGAGTCGCAGAACGGAGAAATCGTAAAGAAAATAAGAAATTTGCGTAAACAGATAGCCAAGGAGTTGGGGATAATAGTGCCTCTTATTCATTTAAAAGATAACCTTGAACTTAAACCCGGCGAGTATCGGATTCTGTTAAGGGATGTGGAAATAGCCAGAGGTGAGGTTATTCCGGGTAAATATTTAGCTATAGATACTGGAGGAACGAAAGGGAAGATAGAAGGTATTCCTACTAAAGAACCTGCATTCGGTTTAACTGCTTACTGGATAGACGAGAGTCAAAAAGATAGAGCCAAACTTTTGGGTTATACAGTAGTTGACGTTCCTACCGTTATAGTTACTCATCTATCGGAAGTCATAAAGAAACATGCTCATGAAATCGTTAGTAGGATAGAAGTTAAACAGTTAGTTGATAATCTTTCTAAAAAGTATCCTGTGGTAAAAGATATAGTTCCTGAGATTGTTCCTTACGGAATTCTTACAAAAGTTGTTCAAAATTTACTCAGGGAAGGAATTCCAGTGAAAGATTTGCTTACTATTATTGAAGCGGTGTCTGATAATATAGAGAAAACGAGAGACCCGGACGTTTTAACTGAGTTTGCGAGGCAGGCTCTTTCAAGGCTTATTACGAGTCTTTATGCGAAAGATGGAGTTATAACTGCTCTTTCTCTATCTCCGGAAGTTGAAGATTATATTGTGGAGAAGGTTAAGCAGAACAACGGTTATTTGCCTCCTCTTGATCCTGTATTTGTTCAGAATTTGGTAAAAGCTGTAAGCCAGAACGTTGAAAAGTTTATAATTAACCAGATAACGCCGGTGATATTGACCTCTCCGGCTGTTAGGAGATACGTAAGGCGCATATTAGAGCCTTACCTTCCAAGCGTTGCTGTGCTTTCTTATACGGAAGTAGAACCAGGCGTTAAGGTTAACCTAATAGGGACGGTTAAAACAGAATGAACGTGAAGGTTTATGAGGGAAAGGATTTTGAATCTGTGGTAGAAAAAGCGAAAAAAGAGTTGGGAGAAGATGCTTATATTCTTTATTACGAGGTAGAGAAGAGGGGGATTCCACCTTTCAGAAAAAAGTACTTTAGAGTGTTTTTCTCTGTAAACGGTGGGAAGCAGAAAGAGGGAGAGAGCGTTCAAGAGATTCAGAAAGTTGAAAAAGAGATAGAAGAATTAAAACAGTTAGTTTCAGAAATTAAAAATGCTGTAGAGAATCAATCAAGCGTTCCTTTGCCTGTTCCAGAACATATTGACAACGGCGTGTTTTTAGGAAAAGAGATACTTACTGAGTTTACAGGAGACGCTGTTGAACTGATACAGATTTTAGTTAAAAAAGGAGTTAAACCTGAAGTTGCTGCTGAAATTGTTAAAGAGTCCTGTGGACTTGATATAGAAACTGAAAAGCTTGACCTTAATACGTCTTCCTTTAAAGAAGCTCTTTTAAAAGGTATTTCTGCAAAAATTAACTTTACAGGAGATTTTCAGCCTAAAGAAGGAGAGAAGGTTGTTTACGCTTTTGTAGGTCCTACAGGTGTTGGTAAGACGACCAACCTTTTTAAGTTGGCTTCAAAATTTGTTATAGAGGAAGACCTAAAAGTTGGAATAATAACAACTGACACGTTTAAAGTGGCTGCCGTTCAGCAGGTTAGAGAGTATGCTCACGTTCTTAATATTCCCTACTTTGTTGTTTCCGATTCAAAGAAAATGAAAGAGGTTATGGAAAAGATAGAAGACTTGGACGTTATTCTTATTGATACTGTTGGTAGGAGTCATTACGACTACTGGCGATTGGGAGAAATAAAGGTTACTCTGTCTGGATTGAACGTACCTTTAAACGTTGTTTTGCTTGTAAGCTGTAATTACGAAACTTCTGAAGCTGTAGAGGTTGTTAACAGGTATAGGTCTTTCTTTCCAGTGAACGCTCTTTTCTTAACGAAGTTGGATGAAACTTCTAAGCCGGGTAACTTGCTCAACTTACCGTTTATAACTTCTTTGCCTCTTTCTTATATTAGTACCGGGCAAAGGGTTCCTGAAGACTTGAAAGTTCTTTCTCCTGAAGTTATTACAGACATTCTGTTAGGGAAATAGATGAATAGTCAATTGGAGAGTTTAGCTAAAGCTATCAAGAGGAAGAAAAAGAAAAAGAAGCGGTGTAAGGTAATAACTGTATCAAGCGGTAAAGGCGGTGTTGGTAAAACGGGAGTTTCCATTTCTTTAGCCTACGCCTTGTCTTCTATTTTTGGTAAAAAAGTGCTTCTACTTGATTGCGATATTGGGCTTGGGAACGTTCACGTTGTTTTAAATTTAAGACCGGATAAGAGTATTCGTTCTTTGCTTAACGGCGAAAAGATAGAAAATGTGATTCAGAGCGTAAAAGGACTTGATGTTATTTTGGGTTTTTCTGGGATAGAGAGTTTCATTGATTTTGAGTCTTTTGAATCGGCAGATTTTATCTACCAGTTGGAAAAAGTTTTTGAGAATTACGATTACGTGGTTATAGATAACGCAGCTGGTCTAAATAAGCAAACGGTTAGTTTTTCAAGAATTGCCGATTCTACTTATATCGTTACTACACCCGAACCGACTGCTTTAACGGATGCTTACGCTTTTGTTAAGTCTATGTACAAGCTGTACGACTATAGCAGCTTTAAGGTAATCATCAATATGTGTGCTTCCAAGAGAGAGGGCTATAAAACTTATGAAAGGTTGAGAGATTCGGCTAAAACCTTTTTGGGACTTAACTTGCCTCTTGTGGGAATCTTACCGTTTTCAGAAAGGGTAAAGGAATGTTTGTTGAAAAAGAAATTGATTCTTGAATCTTATCCTTCAGACCCTTATTCTTTGGAAATTAAGAGGATTGTTCAGCTTGAGGTAGGTGAGATTATTAAAGAGGATTTAAAGGAGGGATTTATCAGCAGGTTGTTAGGTTTCTTAAAGTGAGAGGGATTGGTTAGATGTACAAAAAGTCAAAAAAGGAAATCGTACTGGAAAACCTACCGTTGGTTAAAAAGGTGGCGAGTAAAATTTACAAAAGGCTTCCTGATAATACTCTTGAGTTTGAGGAGCTGGTAAACGTTGGAGTTATTGGTTTGATAAAAGCTATAGATAAGTATGATGAGAATAAGGCTAAATTTTCTACCTATGCTTATATAAAGATAAGGGGGGAGATTTTAGATTTTTTGAGAAAGTTGGATTTTGTTTCCAGGGGAGTTAGGGAGAAGATAAAGAATGGAGAGATTGAGGATATAAAGGGCGAAGCAGCAGTTTTTCTTAGTATAGAAGAAGCTCTTTTTGGAGATGATAGTACCTTGACTTTGGGCGATACGCTTGCTTCTGCAGATGATTCTCCTGAAGATATAGTTGTTTTAAAGGATTTGAAGGAAGCTTTAGCTAAGGCGATATCGCAGCTTAACGATAATGAAAAACTTGTACTTCAACTTCTTTTCGTTGAAGAATTTGATTTGAAGTCTGCAGCGGAAGTTATGGGAGTTTCAGTTTCCCGAGTTTCTCAGATTAAAAAGGCTGCTCTTTTAAAGTTAAGAGAGTACTTGAAAGATTCTGTATAATAGAAGCAGGTTTTATTTGGGAGAATAGAGATGATTAATCTCCTCTCGTTATTTTTTTTCAACGGTAAAAGTTTAAAGAGTATAAGTAAGGGGAAGGAAACTACTGTTGAATCTGTGGGAAGGGCGGGAGGTTTTGAGCAGTTATTACAGCTGTTTGATTCTAAGGAAGTTAAGGGTATCGGTACTGATAAGCAGAGAAAAGAGATAGCCGACGTATTTTCAAAGTTTTGTAGTGCAGGAAAAAGAGAATTTAAGGTTCTGAATTTGAATAGTGAAAATAAGAAAAAAGTTAAAAGAAAAGAACTGTTAGGAAATGAGTTTAAATTGGTAAGCTTTGAAAAGGAAGGGCAAGAAAAAATTAAAAATAGCGCCATAGGTGGGCTGAAAAATAGAGTGTTCACTTTGAAGCCGAAAGAAGGGGGAGTGGAAAGTAAGGTTAAGGTTAGTGTTAGGGGGCTTAGTGGGAAGGGGGAAGATAAAAAGAATGGTATTGCGGTAAGTGTTAAAGTGAAAAGAGAAGAAAAAGGGCAGAGAGAGAAAGTTAAAAAGGAAGTAAAAATTAAAGCTTCTCATCAAAATTCTCAGCAGGTAGCTCCGGCGATTTTTAAAGGTGAAGAGGTAAAAAAAGGGAAAAGAAAGTCTGTAGTTTTTGATAGGGTTTTGAAGGCTCCGGAAGAGAGGAACGACAGAATTTACGCAGAGATTGTTCCAAACGTTGTTTCAAAGCCTGTTGGTAATTTAAATGTTGATAAAACTCCTCTGCAATTGGAAGTTAGTTTAGAGAAGAAAAGGAAAGTTAATGGTAATTATGTTGAGAATAAAAAGTTAAAACTGAAAGGTGAAAAAATTCTTTTATCGGAAAGGGCGAGAAAGGCGGTTAAGACTTTAGCTGTGAAAGAGAAAAAAGAAAAGAAAGTTGTCCGTTTGCCGTTTGATGTGAGGAATGTTAAGGAATTTGTTCTCAACGTTTCAGAAAGGGAACAGGTATCGCGAATTGTTGATGCTGTCAGGCGGGATTTTTCCTTTACTTCGGTGGTTCAACATAGGAGTGAAAAAAGTGAAGTTCCTGTGATGAATAACTTTACCTCTAACTATCAAAACATTCCACTGCACGATGTGAGTAATCCTTCGTTTTCTAGTTACTCTCAGAGCGGTAATTCTAACGACCAGACTTTTACTCAAGGTAAGGAAAATAATGGCTTGTTTCAGAATTTTTCTCAGTTTGAGATAAACCTTGAGCAGTTTTCAATGAAGGCTACTTATCGTACCGGTTTTATAAATCTGCAGCTTAACTTTTCTAATTTATCAATGGTTGATTCGGCTTTAATAGAAGAGGTTAAAAACGTTATCCGTTCTATGAATATGGGAGGGACCTTTACGTTTAAGGTAAAAGGAAAATCACTTTATTCCGGTAGGGTTGAAAAAGAAAAAGGCTCAGTAGAACTTAGAGTATAAAAGATGAGAGCGCTGCTGTTAGTATTGGTGTTTTTTTCGTTTTTTTTACCGCTGCAAGGATTTGCCAAACTTGAAAAAGGTTCTTCCTTGAATCTTGAAAGAGAAAAGATTCTGTTTCAAAGGGGATTGAGGCAGTTTAAAATAGGCTCTTATTCAACTGCTCTTGAGTATTTTCTCAAAGCTTTAAAGCCTAACTCTCCGTATTACAGGAAAGCTCTTTTAATGCTTGCCAAAACCTACTACGCTATAGGTAGGAAAACGGGGGAGAAAAAATATCTGTGGCAGGCACTTAATTATATTCAGCTTTACTTCATTACTTTTAAAGAAGATGAGCAGCTTCCTTGGGACTACTATTACACTAAAGCGAAGATTTATGAATCTTTGGGTTTCTATGAGCAGGCTTTAGCCCTTTATAGGGTTGCTTTTTTGGCTGCGAAGACCGAGGATGAAAAGATAAAAACAACGGTGGGGATTATAAGAACAGCGGTGTGGATAAGAAGACCCGATATGGCAGATGAGTATTACATACTTATATCCACTTCTAATTTCATAACGCCGCAGGAAGATAAAGAATTGGAGTTTGTACGTGGTTTAATGCTGTTTAGCAAGGGAAGGTATAAAGAAGCTCTGCCGTTTTTCTTTAAAGTTTATAGGCAGTATGAAAATTATTTAATAGATAATCCGGAGTATTACTATTACGTAGCCGAAAACGTTTATAGAACCGGAAATTTAAAGTTAGCAGAGCAGCTTTTTAGAAGGATAGTAAGTCTTACTAAAGACCCTTTGGTTGTGAGGAAGTCTATTTTAAGGTTGGGGGATATTGAACTTAGGAGGGGAAATAGGAAGTTAGCTTTTGTTTACTACTATTCGGTGATTAGAGATTATCCTGAAACGCAGGAAGCTCAGGTTGCTCGTCTGAAGATAATTCCTATGATGAAGTATCCAGAGATTAAGTACAGGACGGAGCTTACGAAAGATAAAGCATTTAAAGACCCTATAAAGTATGTGGCTCAAATTTTAGTAAATTATAGAACTACTTACGTAGGAGTTTACGCTCTTGCAGATTTGGGATATCTGGTTTTCAAAATAGGTTCTCCAGAAAGCGTTTTTAAAAGACTTACATGGGAAGTTTCTCTTATTTTTCCTCAACAGGTAAAGTATGAGCAAGCGGAGTTTTTCCGCTCTTTGTGGTCGCCATATTTGTTGTCTCTTCCTGCTGAAAAGATGTGTGAACTTTATAGGTCTAATCCTGAGTTTTTCCAGAGTATTTTTAGCAGACAGGTTCTTTTGAAAGTAGCTTCAGACCTTAAGATGTGTAATATGAGGAGACTACGAATAAAGCTTTTAGAGTTTATGATTAAAAAGTGGAATACCGATGAGGACATAATATTAATGGCTAAGGCTTTGTATGATAGCAGGGAGTTTGAGGATGCTCTTCGTTTTCTGAGCAAGGTTAAAGATAAGCACAGGTGTGATTATTGGAAGTTGGTTTATGAGATTTCCATTTTTCTTCCTGAAAAGAGACGTAGTAATTTAAAGCCGTTGGAAACAGCTTGCAGAAGTGAGGATTTAACGGTTACTGCAATTAAAATCTACTATTTATCCGCAAATGGAAAACTTGAGAATGCTTTTAATCTTTTAAAAAGTAATGTAGAAACTATAGTAAAAGAGTATAATAAATCAGCGGTTGTTAAGGCAGCAGTTGATAAGTTTTTGGATGTGGCTCTGTTAAGAGGGAATTATGGTTTTTCTTACGCTCTCTCCAAGTGGTTGTTGGAAGGAGGGGAAAAGGATTGCTATACTTATAGTTACTTTACCATCTCTTCTGTGAGGTTGGGTAGGATTAAGGAAGCAAAAAGCGTTTTGCCTGATTTGAAATTATGTAAGGACGACTTTGCGAAGCTTGCAGAGATTGTTTATCAGGATGCTGTGATGCAGGAGGAGTTGAGATGAAAGGGGTGTTTGGGGAGGTGGATTTTTTAGAAAAGTGGTCTTCTTTTTATTTTGATAGGTCTAAGGTTATACAGAGTAATATTGCTAATGTTGATACACCTTTTTATAAACCCAAAGATTTGGTCTTTGAGAGAGAACTTGAGCGTTCTATCCCTCTTAAAAAAACAGACCCGAAACATATTGACCCTTCTGCTGAGGAAAAATTGAAAGAAGTTGAAGTTCAAGATGTTAGCGGTTATGATGGGAATAAAGTTAATTTAGATAAAGAACTGGGAAAGTTGGCTGAGACTGCAATAATGGTAAGGACTTTAAATGAAATTATTCGTAAAGAGATGGGAAAGCTTAAGCTGAGCATTCAAGGGAGGTAGTTGTGATATTTAAAGGGCTTGAGATATCCCTTACAGGTATGATAGCTCAAAGGGTTAGGATGGATATTCATTCCAGTAACCTTGCAAATGCGAATTCCCTTGATGAAAACGGACAGCCGTACAGACGAAAAATACCTATTTTTGAGGCTGTTTTGCAGAAAGAGGGTAATCTATCCTTTTATGAAGTTAGGGTAAAGGAAATAACAGAAGACCCATCTCCGTTCAAAATGAAGTATGACCCTACAAATCCTCTAGCAGATAAGAACGGATACGTTAAGCTTCCTAACGTTGACCCGCTAAAGGAGATGGTTGATATGATGTCTGCAATGAGGAGTTACGAAGCTAACCTTACTGCTTTCAATACTTGCAAGAACGAGATTTTGAATACCGTGGATATACTCAAAGCTTAATTGAGGGAGATTTGTTATGAAAGTTGGTTTTGAAGTGAAGGCTCCTGCTGTTTTGAGTTTGGGTGAGAAGAGAGAGGATAGAGATAAGGGATTTGTTGAGGTTTTTGAGGATTTTCTTAAAGATGTAAACAACGACCAGTTAGAAGCAAGAGCTGTAGAAAAAGAGTTGGCATCGGGGAAAGTGGAGAACTTGCAGCAGGCTATATACACCATTGAGAAAGCTGATATTTCTCTTCGTTTACTTGTTGAAATAAGGAATAAAGCTGTTGAGAGTTATCAAGAAATAATGAGAATGCAGGTTTAAGGTAAGAGGTTAATAGGTGAACCTTGAAGAGATAAAGACAAAAGTAGAGAAATTCTTGAGAGAGAAGGCTACTCCTAAAAATATAGTGATAATTATTTCCCTTTTAGCGA contains:
- the flgA gene encoding flagellar basal body P-ring formation chaperone FlgA, which translates into the protein MKCLGLLRRLSLNFLFLFVFFFAVSAFGADVVLKDKAKVSSDFVYLKDIAVIKGSPVERQVLSGIVVSDSPYLCRTKVLNVNDVKNRVIDFLKKNGVNVKVSFKGSPIVEVKRLCAELPADKISQRLKSLIEKEYPGYIFVSASVPHITLPYSNFKTVISIQSLGDYYGRALCQVVVNGSVVKRIWIPFRVERKVSVVVAKRVIPKGKVISGADVVVKGIPQSKARDGIASLSEVVGKVAKRDFRAGEVIKRRDLVPNFIVFKGKPVKVIYDSGGIHIELLGVPMENGALGDIIRVKNISTGKQLICKVIGKNTVTFVSH
- the flgF gene encoding flagellar basal-body rod protein FlgF is translated as MSVALQSLYVLASGGERALEQLDVTANNIANVNTPGFKKIFEEEMSQHIPNNKGDAYNLLIFPRFKATHVILTQGALKKTGNPLDLALKGEGFFAVKTKTGEVYTRNGHFFLSPDGRLIDANGNPVLSIDDQEIILNPDKPVTVTKDGVIYQGNERVAVLKIVNFQKIAPLGSSYYKGQGTPQATDAAVLQGYLESSNVDPVKEMVALIEAQRRFEMYGNLIRGLDRLNEKSNEIGRV
- a CDS encoding flagellar basal body L-ring protein FlgH, with the protein product MKVVYSPPPPPPAYSPKAASPGSLFNGYDNLFSDAKAHNIGDIVTIKVYESLSGSGSASTTTGKQTTFDINVNKPTILGKEVPGKTKNPLLNFSTSPKTDFKGQSSTKRDAKLIATITARVVKVYPNGNLYIVGEKIIKINDDVQVLKISGIVRPSDIEPDNSVSSSKIADMYVEYNGKGYVNENQRPGWLARFLMKIWPF
- a CDS encoding flagellar biosynthesis protein FlgJ, producing MLPEVEMAKSYWDLTSIEQEKKLKDVAKEFEAYFFRVFLKEAEKTIPEGLFNSSFAAKFYLDMFSMQLSEVIAQKDPLHFDSFFEKAIKAYQSYGKEG
- a CDS encoding flagellar basal body P-ring protein FlgI, with the protein product MFGRLLLLFFLLTATAFGAKVKIGTEVNVVGVRPNYLTGYGIVVGLDGTGDGTTSVFTLQSIANMLRKMGIYVDPKSVKTKNAAAVIVTAKLPPFAKPGMTFDVEVASLGDAKSLANGVLIRTPLLGPDGKIYAFAQGPVSTGGGYTESNKGGKVQKNFSTTGIIPNGGIVERALPFELSDEKTLTLTLKHPDFSLANEIATVINRHFGKKLADAVDSATVRVSYPENVDRVKFISEVLNLQIDTTPEPTVVIYERTGTVIMSGDIKIDPPVYVSHGNIYVSVTKTPVVSQPPPFSSGNTTVTEKVTTTVKEEKGRIFSINSPSLRDLVKALNELGVSPGDLIAIIQAIKAAGKLHAKVIIM
- the flgG gene encoding flagellar basal-body rod protein FlgG; amino-acid sequence: MLRALWTSASGMEAQQTNLDVISNNIANVNTVGFKKSRANFEDLIYQDIRDPGVMSSDENRVPSGIQIGLGVKVSDVSKIFTQGSLMKTDKPLDVAIQGKGFFRIELPGGGYAYTRAGDFQLDDEGYIVTPEGYRLSPNIQISSPETVVNISISPNGKVYVVRNTGGQEVTEEVGNIKLYRFINPAGLKAIGGNLLVQTDASGEAIEGDPNTDGFGKLAQGFLEASNVNIVEEMVNLIVAQRAYEINSKGIITADEMLRTVASLKS